In Epinephelus moara isolate mb unplaced genomic scaffold, YSFRI_EMoa_1.0 scaffold4510, whole genome shotgun sequence, the DNA window aaatcgtgacccatccctagcAGAGACACAGCGTTGATGAATGCAAGTAGGACACAATGTGGTCAGGATACAATGCAGGTCCTTAAGTTCATTTGTCCTTTTGTCcgtctttcatatttttgtttaaatataacacatttcCTCATGTTTCTCTTACCAAGACTACTTCTTATTTAGTCgtagtcttgttttcatcatgaaaataggtcattaacaaatatttattgtcttagtttttcatcagaattattagaacacacatacacacgagcagcagggaattagtgcattaggtagcagcgctgtgtgtgacttatgcgctgatgaagtggtgggtgatcgatgtgcctgagatcgattgatttagtttcagcaccgcgaTAGTGgtcagctcctgttaagagtGTCTTAAAGAGCGATCTTAAGAGCGACCCTAAGAAGGGCATTAAGAACACATCTGGGAAACACTCTTATCTTAGCGACCCTTCTTAGCTAAGACGTTCTTAACTGTGCTCTTAAGTCTTAAGATCGTTCTTAACTGGGAAACGTGGCCAATATCTGTTACTGACCATCAAAGCAGTCAGCAGCTGCTGGGTCAGCTGCAGCTCTCAGGTCAAAGGTCGAGTCCACATCAGATCAACTTTCTCTGTGTGGTCGCTGAAACTACAAAATAAGTCTGACTGCTTCTACTGATGCTCTATTTTCATCCATATTATATGGAATACCATTTACCTCAATACTACATAAAATTATAAATAGATATGAAATTATGAAGTAgacatttcttaaaaaaatatgtattcagttattcaactttattactattattatttatatttacttttatttatatatttacatctctctctttgtttatgTATTTCTATAGTCATGTGTAtgtatactatatatatatatatatatatatcaatcaaactttattccGGACACAGGGAAGGTCCATAGTACAGTacaaacatataaaataaataacatagtAAGACAGATCTAAAAGACTACAGCAGGACATGTGGGTACATCAACAGTTACAAACAGATGGCTAGCGCTACTCCATCTAggcactatgtgtgtgtgtgtgtgtgtgtgtatatatatatatatacacacacacttattgtTCCATTCATTtataatatgtttattttttcagttatatatttatAGACTCATTTCTTTATTTCAGGATTTATTTCATCTCCATATTTGTTTATGTctttatgaatttatttaatattgacCCTAATGTGCTTCCATACATTCACAGTGATGGATTATTGTAGACTGTACTCATAATGTGGCCAAAATCTCTTGTTGTCTCTACGTGTCTCTacgtgtctctgtgtgtgtctctgtgtgtgtctctgtgtctctgtgtgtgtctctgtgtctctgtgtgtgtctctgtgtgtgtctctgtgtgtgtgactctagGCTTGTTCTCTTATGGANNNNNNNNNNNNNNNNNNNNNNNNNNNNNNNNNNNNNNNNNNNNNNNNNNNNNNNNNNNNNNNNNNNNNNNNNNNNNNNNNNNNNNNNNNNNNNNNNNNNNNNNNNNNNNNNNNNNNNNNNNNNNNNNNNNNNNNNNNNNNNNNNNNNNNNNNNNNNNNNNNNNNNNNNNNNNNNNNNNNNNNNNNNNNNNNNNNNNNNNNNNNNNNNNNNNNNNNNNNNNNNNNNNNNNNNNNNNNNNNNNNNNNNNNNNNNNNNNNNNNNNNNNNNNNNNNNNNNNNNNNNNNNNNNNNNNNNNNNNNNNNNNNNNNNNNNNNNNNNNNNNNNNNNNNNNNNNNNNNNNNNNNNNNNNNNNNNNNNNNNNNNNNNNNNNNNNNNNNNNNNNNNNNNNNNNNNNNNNNNNNNNNNNNNNNNNNNNNNNNNNNNNNNNNNNNNNNNNNNNNNNNNNNNNNNNNNNNNNNNNNNNNNNNNNNNNNNNNNNNNNNNNNNNNNNNNNNNNNNNNNNNNNNNNNNNNNNNNNNNNNNNNNNNNNNNNNNNNNNNNNNNNNNNNNNNNNNNNNNNNNNNNNNNNNNNNNNNNNNNNNNNNNNNNNNNNNNNNNNNNNNNNNNNNNNNNNNNNNNNNNNNNNNNNNNNNNNNNNNNNNNNNNNNNNNNNNNNNNNNNNNNNNNNNNNNNNNNNNNNNNNNNNNNNNNNNNNNNNNNNNNNNNNNNNNNNNNNNNNNNNNNNNNNNNNNNNNNNNNNNNNNNNNNNNNNNNNNNNNNNNNNNNNNNNNNNNNNNNNNNNNNNNNNNNNNNNNNNNNNNNNNNNNNNNNNNNNNNNNNNNNNNNNNNNNNNNNNNNNNNNNNNNNNNNNNNNNNNNNNNNNNNNNNNNNNNNNNNNNNNNNNNNNNNNNNNNNNNNNNNNNNNNNNNNNNNNNNNNNNNNNNNNNNNNNNNNNNNNNNNNNNNNNNNNNNNNNNNNNNNNNNNNNNNNNNNNNNNNNNNNNNNNNNNNNNNNNNNNNNNNNNNNNNNNNNNNNNNNNNNNNNNNNNNNNNNNNNNNNNNNNNNNNNNNNNNNNNNNNNNNNNNNNNNNNNNNNNNNNNNNNNNNNNNNNNNNNNNNNNNNNNNNNNNNNNNNNNNNNNNNNNNNNNNNNNNNNNNNNNNNtgtgtgtgtgtgtgtgtgtgtgtgtgtgtgtgtgtgtgtgtgtgtgtgtgtgtgtgtgtgtgtgtgtgtgcagggcgGTGTTGGAGCAGGCCTGCAGGGAGCGTGATAAGGTGAAGGCCGACCTGGATCAGGCCGATCACAGGAACCTGCAGCTGGTCAGAGAGGTGGACGACCGCCACGCCAGTATGGAGACTCTCAACCAGACCAGGATCAGGTCAGACTTATACTGGAGTTATACTGGTCTATACTGGAGTTATACTGGTTTATACTAGAGTTTACTGGTCTATACTAGAGTTATACTGGTCTATACTGGGGTTATACTGATCTATACTGGAGTTATACTGGTCTATACTGGAGTTATACTGATCTATACTGGAGTTATACTGATCTATACTGGAGTTATACTGGTCTATACTGGAGTTATACTGATCTATACTGGAGTTATACTGGTCAATACTGGAGTTATACTGGTCTATACTGGAGTTATCCTGGTCTATACTAGAGTTATACTGGTCTATACTGGAGTTATACTGGTCTATACTGGAGTTATACTGATCTATACTGGAGTTATACTGGTTTATACTGGAGTTATACTGGTCTATACTGGAGTTATACTGGTCTATACTAGAGTTATACTGGTCTATACTGGAGTTATACTGATCTATACTGGAGTTATACTGGTCAATACTGGAGTTATACTGGTCAATACTGGAGTTATACTGATCTATACTGGAGTTATACTGGTCTATACTAGAGTTATACTGGTCTATACAGGAGTTATACTGATCTATACTAGAGTTATACTGGTCTATACTGGAGTTATACTGGTTTATACTGGAGTTATACTGGTTTATACTGGAGTTATACAAGGGTGCGTACTGTCACCTATTCTATATATCTTATAAACCAACAACTGTCAAGGAACTTCCCCTGACCACACTTATGTTaaatatgctgatgatacagCGGTAGTGGGTTTTTTAAAGAACGGTATCTCGTCCCTAGAGGGTTTTGAAACAGAGAAAGTTTTAGTAAATGGTGTTCAGACAACTTTCTTGAggtcaatgtaaaaaaaaaagagatggtcattgattttaataaaaaaggGAATCCTGGTCCCAACATCCAGAATTAATGGCGAACCAGTAGAGCCTCATACAAATACCTAGGAGTTGAGATTGATGACAAATTGACATTTAAAGAAGGTGCATTTAACAAAGAATGTTCCCGCTCCTGTTCTCGTTCCCATTCCCATTCCTGCTGCCGTTCCTGTTCCTGCTCCCTCTCCTGTTCCTGCTCCCTCTCCTGTTGCTGTTCCTAAACATGCCTGTTAAATTAGCTTCATATGCTCTGATGACGGCTGCATCGTTGTCCATATATGGTCATAAGTTTACACTATGATTCTGTTCCTTTAGCTGCTGGAGCTAACTTTAGCTTCTCAGATACGTATCAGACGTGTCATCCAATCAGACCGTGATCAATAACAAGGTGCTCTGTGATTGGCAGGGACCTGGAGCAAGACTTCCGTGATAGGTTAGCGGCTCTGCGCAGTCAGTCGGAGCAGGAGAGTGAAGCTCTGCTGCAGCACGTGGAGACGGAGCGCGGCACGCTGCaggatgagctgcagctgctgcaagcGCAGGAGgcggagctgcaggaggagctgcGCAGCGCCACGCAGGTGAggacacacacctacacacacacacacacacctgctcaggctctacacacacacacacacacacacacacacacacacacacacacacagcagaataAATCTGATAGTGTTAACctgtgtgttgatgttgttgtttactCAGGAGAACAGTCGTCTGGAGGAGGATCTAAGGGTGATGAAGCTGAAGCTGACTGAAGCAGAGAGCTCAGTGAACAGACTGCAGAGAGACCTGGACCAGCTGCTGCACGacaaggtcacacacacacacacacacacacacaacacacactttctctaACTTGTCACAGCCTCGTCTATCAGATCCAATCTGCTCTGATCAATAATTATTAGACCAATATTCTCCATCTAATCAGATTAGACACAAATACTCTGAAAGATCATCATGTGTCAgatgtgttcattcattcattaatttccataaccacttaccTGCTAGTGATTatggggggtggagcctatcccagctgacactgggtgagaggcagggttcaccctggacaggtcaccagactatcacaggactgacacatagagacagacaaccattcacactcacattcacacctacggacaatcagtcaccaattaacctgcatgtctttggactgtgggaggaagctggagcacctggaggaaacccacactgacacagggagaacatgtcagagcacctggaggaaacccacgctgacacagggagaacatgtcagagcacctggaggaaacccacgccaCCCTCACTTTACAACATTTCCTCACCTTTCACCATCAGACCtcgacagcagcacacacacacacacacacacacacaggtgtaagGTAACTCGGCTGCATGTAGCTGATTAATAATTGATCAGAGTTTCCTGTGTGACTTTGTTTCATTCTCTGTCTGGTCTTCATTGCTCTGACTGCTGACGATGACTTCTGACCGATGAAGAAGATGACTTCTGACCGATGAAGATGACTTCTGACTGATGAAGATGACCTCTGACACTGGACCAATAATAGGTTTGCTTTGTGTTTGACAGTTTGGCGGCCTGGATGCAGCAAGCGCTGGTCTGAGTCAAGAGGAGCGATTCTCTGAGATCGTCAAAGAGTACGAGCTGCAGTGCAGGGTGAGTGTGGACACACGTggtctgtgtggagtttgtcaGTCACTGTTGGTCTATTGTCTCTGCTGACGTGATGTTTAATTTTATAAAACTTAAAGCAAACTAATGTGTAATGAaaagtttaaagttttactGCAGTTACAGTTAAAGACCAGGGGAAATATATCTCTGATTG includes these proteins:
- the LOC126387461 gene encoding ninein-like protein → AVLEQACRERDKVKADLDQADHRNLQLVREVDDRHASMETLNQTRIRDLEQDFRDRLAALRSQSEQESEALLQHVETERGTLQDELQLLQAQEAELQEELRSATQENSRLEEDLRVMKLKLTEAESSVNRLQRDLDQLLHDKFGGLDAASAGLSQEERFSEIVKEYELQCRVSVDTR